Below is a genomic region from Palaemon carinicauda isolate YSFRI2023 chromosome 31, ASM3689809v2, whole genome shotgun sequence.
gagaagaattgaattaaaagcttaagatagagacgactggtgagatctaactgaggccctttgcgtcaatatgcgtaggaggagatgataatgatatatatatatatatatatatatatatatatatatatatatatatatatatatatatatatatatatatatatatatatatatatatatatatatatatatatatatatatatatatataggtatatatatatgtacacacacacacacacacacacacacacatatatatatatatatatatatatatatatatatatatatatatatatatatatatatatatatatatatatatatatatatatatatatatacattgcgttTAGGGACATCTTACTGCATTGCTAATACCCATACTAAATATGTAGCCTATGCTGTGATAGTCAGACGTTCCTTCGAAGGGGTTGCGATAACTGGGCAAAACCAGAGGTAACCTTCCTGCATAGTATATTCCGCTCCTGCACCTGACGATAATAAGAGTGCGACAGTGTCTTGGTGATCATTGAGAATGGAAAACAGATATGAGTTGTATGTGCTTCATTGAAGTTGATATCTGTAACTTCATTCATAAAGAACTAAAATGCTTATAAACtgttttctaataataatgataataataataataataataattataataataataataataataataatgataacagttttgttgaaaataaaggCTGCTTTAGTTGCATTGAtattatactccgtcttctcgatggctctaattatcttcttttcaggactactgcatacagccggTAACTGAGCAAagttcatccttcatggtgggtagtaaaattcaggaataattggcgagtaaAGGTTTTAGTATAAAATTCACAAATCAGGTAACAtttacaattcgggtaaaagaatacagaaaacaagctacgcgtttctggagtgctgtctcccttcctcaggcttgagtgttggaaacgatgcttgcttgcttgctgtggattatagccaacagttctcgttggcacgggccattcccttggtcggcccgtatgTAACCTGTAGAAAAATATAAGGTTGGTTATCACATAAaggaaaatttgaaaagtttttcagtgttagagaaagttgtggacagggtaaggatgatggtggtagcaGTAGAGGGCTATCATTTCATGGATAGTAGTAGTTTGAAAGTTGGGGGTGTAAGTCCTTTGAAAGGTAGGGgaaaggaggtggggggggggggggttgtccaaccctttactccctagggtccctgcggaaaatTTTTTAGTAGTAGGTTAAGTTTAGAaaatacagaggatgatgtgaatagggccttacaatgaggggatgagatggtatgATGCAAATTTTGAGGtatttaccttggtggaggtagtcttgaaagcaattgtgtgtgtatttatgctttcgacaattgcctttGCCAGCGTGGCTGGGGCTTGCCCGgcctgtggtgtgttggtgtctacttGTAGATCACCTCTCGGTTGTGTTGTTTCTCTGCACTCTAGTAAATAGTGCAAGAGGGCGTGTTGTGCTGTGACATCACAGTGAACACACGGTCTCTGATTGCTGTCTAGGATTTTCCAGTTTGCCTTGTATCCCAGTCTGAACTTGTTtccttggggtgtatctgtctatgggtaaAGGTTCTGGCTCCGTGGCCCATTTgcaccatgtggcagagggagagccattctctatccactTGTGCAGTTCCTTGATTAgattgtccttgagctgtgtctttattttgtttttgttttgttgcagtgcaggctatATGTCCACCTGTACACTTTGGATgcgtctggtgcttttggctagtccATCAgctttctcattccctggtatcccgatgtgactggggatccagtttagattTAGTAGTCtatctctttcattgtgctgatataggagcggtttgatatcagctatcagggccttgttttctttatttgtgTCCCGTTgcagggcttgcattgaggatcgtgaatTAGTAtttatgactactggtccttcctcattttcaatagagtattttagtgcttgtcgtattgcaacaagctctgtctgcatagtggagacattgttggatgtcctcCAGCATGCTGTGAATTTGCTGGAGTGAATTGCAGCTCCCACTGTTTGGGTTCCAGAGTCTACTGTACCatctgtatagtagatctgtgcccctattgtctctgcAGAGCGTATTACTGCTTGAGCTGCATTTcttagttcctctattgtgcagtcttcttttgcccttgggagcttgGTGTAGCAGAATCTTGCTACTTGCTTTTTCATGGTGGAATGTGTTGTGCACCCTGCGCTGTGTCTGGACTTAGCTGTAGGAGTACTTCAGTTAGACTCAGGCTCTTTCTGTTGTTACTATGGTCCTTGCCATAAGAGCTTGGGGTTTGAACCTCAAGGTGTTTTaacagttcctctcttactctgTTCTTGgtaattgagtctctgtctgagaggaacatctttgTAATTGTGCTTGCATTCCTTAGTGCAATTCTATCCTCAAGGGATGGTAGTCCAGTCTCCATCCTTAGGTTGCAGTCTTGTTCATATTGGAGCTCCTAGCATGAGcgtcatggcattgttttgaactACTTCTACTGCGGCTTTTTGAGTATCCGTTAGATCTGTAAGTGTTGGGGCAGCATATTCCACTAGcgctctggaacaggctagataatatttcttttggacatgctcatttgctccatcattgagttTAAACATATATCTCATGGCTGCTAGTCTGGCATCCGCTTTTTCCTTGAGATATCTGACTTCTTCCCTGAAGGTgagttgtttgtctattattactcccaggttTGTGTatttgtccacccattctaggggctccgttcctattgtgagtggttgcatggggtttggggctttaattgaCATAGCCTTTGTTTTGCCAATGTTTagttttagtccaagctcattggatttgtgcctgatggcattgagtgctctttgaaTTTTGATCATCCTGACTgatcctcgagctattacacatacatcatttGCATAGATGAATATGTCTACTCCTTCGGGAagttggagtgaggctatatttttCATGAGGAAatgtggtgtgccattttccaattcgTGAAAGGTAGGAATAACTCCTTGGAATTTCACTctagcttgccttcctagcacataGTTTTTAGTCCAAGCTATTAGGTGACCTTTAActccttttttggccactgattgcagcattgctgctgggctTACTAGCTCAAAGGTTTTTCCAAAGTCTATGAGGACTATTGTTGCCTTCTTTTGATTTATGTAACTTAGAACATCAGTGATGCATTCAGATGTACCaatccctcctgatatgcatatagctgcttgtgtagGGGCCAATTTTATATTTCATCCTGATCAGGaccattttttcttttgttttttccatacaggatactaaggctattggtctgggatttcctggatcctttggctttgggATTGGCTTCGTGTTTTGTTGCCTCCAGGCTtaaggccttgtgtgctcaaggtgtgttttgtttagtaacctcaggaatgcggtttctcctgctggacccgtGTGTTTGATCATTGCGTAGGTGATCTTGTCTGCTCCTGGCGCAGTATCTTTTCGTGTCTAGTGTACTACTCTTAGTTCCTCGACTGTGTATGGAGTGCGTGTGTCATCCTAATtctggcaggctgtgttgatctcttcccacctgactggcgccagttgctcttgtagcCAGTTGCTCTagtagcattctggtttcaggggaaagaTTTGCTGACAGTGTCCTGTTTGCAAAGgttgttgcaattctttctgcctcctcttgtgggtATGGGTGTATTGCAATTGGTGTTTTCTTTTTTCTGGCTACtttgtgtagccatttccataggTCAGTTAGAGTTGTgtaccctgacaggcttgaacaccattccatcaatttttcaattcttatttcatggattctttgttgTGTTTCATTTTTTACAGTTTGCAGTAGTTCTCTGTTTTCTAccgtggatcttcttctgtatattttgtgactctgtttagtttGGTTTTTAACCTCCTGACTTccgggcagtagtaccaggagtccttgtatgtatGGTTACCTCCTGCTGCCTTTAGGGGAATAGCTCTGTTAGCTGCATTGTGAAAAacatcaactaggtctttttctagctgatctatgtGCTCTGGAGGATTGTAGCttgctgcccattcctctatggctagtcgaaagcagacccagtctgctagggcctgattccatcttggtggaggtggtggaattggaGGTAATGGTTGCATCTCCAAtgctgttactgtggcaaagtgatcactaattaGGGTTGAGTGCACTCGCCATCTGGTTAagtgtcttattgctgttgtagcaaaggtcagatccagtctgcctcctcttaaagtgtgtaggttgccctgtgtttaggagagcggctccttcaaattcctccaggacgaaggctatgtgttcccctgaggggtttgccATTGATGGGAATGAAAATATAGGGTGATATGCATTAAAATCCCCTCATATAATTGTTGGTATTCTTTCTGCATGAGCTAAGAGTTGTGTCAGCTGTAGCTCTCCTGTGTcctccctgtttattttcctgtatatgttgtatatgtccactttttgattcagtaatgttattgctactgctagtgtctctatatTGGTACCACAAGGAATTGGTTAGTGTAACTTGTTGTTGGTATACTTGTTTTGACTATTGTGGCTAAGCCTTTGTCTGTTCCTATCTGTGGTGTAGTGTATGCGTTGTAATCTGCTATTCTGAGGTTTTCCTGCTGTTAGAAgtgtttcttgtagcaggattacATATATAtcctcagttttgcatactgcaatcagGGAGGACATTTTTGTTCTTACACTAGCTGAGTTCCAGTTAAGAACTCTTACTCCTGCATGTAAGTGGAAGAGaactgtcttgggtccctagggcaaaggcaattgccttgacctcagaggatgaagtggatgaggtgaatggggtgagagtggatgaagtGATGGTGGATTGGATGAGTGGGGGTGTAGcggatgtggaaggtacaggtgattgaggtgatggaatggcaGGTGTGGAGGTTGAGGTACGAGAGGCGATCTCCTGGCTAGCATGAGACGGGGGTGGGGAGGACTTGGGTCTGGAGATGAAGCCCATCAGGACTTATTCAATGCTAGCTGCTATGGcttcagcattgatttttccagtcacggcctgtgtgaATAGATCAGTTAGTTTTTCACTTAAGACCATGGTCTTAATGAAAATTGTCCTAGGCGTAGGTTTAGGTGCCTGAGTAGTAGGCTTTGGAGCTCTAGAGGAGGACCTAGCTCTAGAGCTTTTCCTTAGCTCTTCTTGTGTGTAGAACCTTcttctgggtagaggtttgggggtcACCCTTCCTCTTGgttcttctcttctttccttggggagggcagcaacaACTTTTGCTACCCTTTCAGTGCAGCCTCAGGCCATTGCCGTGTGTCCCTTCTTACAGTTTGGGCACTTGGGTATTGTTGGTATGCCTGCAGCCTTTTCATCTATGCACTCTTATGTTGGGTGCCTTTGGCTACACactgcacaggttgggacctttgcctgGCATTGGCCTTTATGATGTCCAAATTTTTGGCAATTGTAACATCTTAGGGGATTTGGGTAATATTTCTTGACCCAGAAGCTTCTGAAGATGCCTAGGGCCACTTTCTTGGGGTGAGGTCCTTTGAAGGTAACAAGGATGGCCTTAGTTAGAAAACCAGCCTTGTTGGTCATTCGTTCTGCCGCAGTGATGTTGGGCAGATTCAACAGATGGCTctccatcatatcagttgggtagcccACCACAACTgcctttattttttcttcctccttgAGCTCTTGTAGCCTGATGTAGGAGGTGCTCCTTAAGGTGATCAGGGCTCTTGCATCCCTGGTGGAGATGGTCCACTGGCCCTGCCTATTTGGTTTGGCAACCATTTGAATGTTTTTGTGTTTTGGCTCGAAGGCTGCAATAGCCTTAAAAGCCTCAGAAGAGTTTCCAGCCAGGACTCTGaaaaaataagttttgtttttcCGAGTTGGCTGGTGACTGTTCCCAACAGTGGTGGTGTTGTTCCATTGTCCATTGTCCTGAGCAGTAGGCCTGGTGTCGTTGTTGGGGTTGTTCCTTCTTGGTTGTTTCTTGTGTCGGCTAACCTGGATCCATTCTTGGTTGTCATGTTCATCCGATTCCATTTCCAGTTGTGTTCTTTTTTGGTTCTGAGGGTCAGTAATGCAAAGAGGCAAGTCCGGGTGCTGTTCTACTTCAGCTGAAGTCATGCCTTCTAATTCAATCTCTAATAGGTCATCGACAGGTCTCCAGGACAAGTCCTTGGAAGGTGAGGAGGATATCGAAGatagacagtgtgcctggtggggttgtccaaccctttaagccttAGAACCCCAGACAAAGTTATAGTGAGAGTTGAAAAACGAAAAACAGAACCTGAATTAGAATGGTTAATAGGGGGAGGCCCTAACTATCCTATTAATAGAGCAGTGCTGAAATTATCTCTGTTTAGCTAGGTACAACCTGTACACATAGCAGCAGCTGGGGAGCCTCCTTACTGCTTCCCAGCACTAAGACGGCCAAGCAGTCTagtcctgcaggtagggaggtttagGGAATAAAACACAGTACTCTCCTAAATTTTATTGAAACTAAGTCCAAACACCTATCCCTATCATTGAATTCCTGGATTATTTACGCCAGGTTGCAAGGTCCTATCACTATTACCTAGCACCTAAcaccttggcttataggcgccaagcctgaCAGCCCTACACCTCTTGCCACAGACAGCAagagtgggaagttttgacccttgggtcctgcttcaactggagttttCAGACCACAATGGCTACcggattttccacaggaggatctattagtaaaaGTTAAGATAGTCAGAGACAAATGCCTAACTAGTCAAATGTACCTTCTTATAAAAATGGGGCTGGTATCAGCCAGTTTGAGGGCAAAGTCCTTTGTAGTAGAGCTGAAAAGTGCCCTACAGAAGCCTACACAGTAGTGGGTAGCACAAGGCAGCCCCTACAGGCGAAAATGGCGGAGAAATCGGCAGCGAAAACGGCGGCGAAATCGGCGGCGAAATCGGCGGCGAAATCGGCGGCGAAAACGGCGGCGAAATTGGTGGTGAAAACTGCGGCGAAATCGGCGGCGGCAGCGGTGGTCTCTGCAGGGCAGCTGAAAATTTCGGCTGAGAAACTctgccgaaaatatcagctccGTGAAGGGGCAGGAACCAGCAGCAGGGTGGGAGGCAGCATTCAGCAATCCAGacagcaagcagcagcagcaggcaGGTCCTCTTGCAGTGGGAGTTGAGTGAGAACTGATGTTGGAAAcaatgagagctacgtccttatatacggCAATTCTGGCTTAGACAGAGAGACAGCGAaattttcattggctacctcgagcgtcGGGGACACACCAAATAAAATGGCTGATGTAATACAGTCAGACTGCCTTTCCActcggcgagcggcttagccaatgaggaccaGCCATTTTATTTGGTTCGCCCATgacgctc
It encodes:
- the LOC137624730 gene encoding transcriptional regulatory protein AlgP-like, with the translated sequence MPSNSISNRSSTGLQDKSLEAAAGEPPYCFPALRRPSSLVLQSNVPSYKNGAGISQFEGKVLCSRAEKCPTEAYTVVGSTRQPLQAKMAEKSAAKTAAKSAAKSAAKSAAKTAAKLVVKTAAKSAAAAVVSAGQLKISAEKLCRKYQLREGAGTSSRVGGSIQQSRQQAAAAGRSSCSGS